Part of the Vigna angularis cultivar LongXiaoDou No.4 chromosome 1, ASM1680809v1, whole genome shotgun sequence genome, CTTATGTAATTGCAattgttttgaatatatttgatgcttctttcattgattgcTAGTATTTTGTTCCTtctcttaatgcttgttgtgaatTGGTTATCCATGGCATGATAATTGATTTACTTGATATTGGGAAGTATTGTGTAAACCTAGAACTGGAACAAATTACccaaaggaaattgtatctagggatagaacttggacctttggttgtcttagatctcaattcttaaagcagatgaacttgttaggttttccaagggattgaagtttaagaagtaagtttaggctctctctaccaagggattgagtttgagtaaattagaaaaTTGACATTAGCAAGTTAATGAAGAAGGTGTATTTTTACATACATTAGAGTGAAATAGATGAAATCAtacccaacaacatcatttcatatcatttctaatcttttcaTTCCTAATTGTTTGAGTTACTAAAGTTCACTTTTATCATTCTTGtcttatatttactttaattgcataaaaatccaaattatggaatcattctttagtctaagttggttagaaattatacgattgtttggtgacacgagtctcttgggaaacgatatccagTCTTACcgattttattacttgaaacgatttggtacacttgtcaaatTCGTCAACACTAATAATCAAGAAGAAACACCCTCTATTGTCCATATCCCTCGAAACATCTCCCGCCGAGAATTACAGAAACTCATTCCAAGGCAATGAGTTACCAATTATGAAAAGGGTAATGATATATTGACACCCTCTTGACAATCTTTTGACATTGTCACGTACCAAAAAGTAATTGGTCGAATTGgtatttttctttaaacaaaaataaatgacaTGGAATGTTCATTTAGAGGTATTTGGTTTCGTAGGTTCGTGTGAAAGGTTTGAAAGTTCTTCTTCGTTCTCAAACGTCGTTATCAGAGGAGCTATGTCGTCGAACCACTATTCCATCGTTGTTCGTGACGAGTTTCGTCGTTCCCTCAGATTTACTATATGCTCATATATCGTCTAaagatatatttcttttaataaaaaaaaccttAGCAAATCACtaaatttctttgtattttctatATGCTCTCTTTGAGAGTTATCATCTATGCCTTTGATGATAACACTATTTGTGTTataaattctgaagagaattaaaacatttgGTGTTTAAGTTAGTTGAGTTAAATAGTCTAAGCGTGTTGTCTAGGGTTGAATTAGAAGTGGTTAGAGTACTTGTAAACAAgaagtggttagaatacttgtAAACTAGGATGGTTAAACTAAGACTACTCGTGTTGACAATTTTGacgttgtttttctttttctttaatcttgtttctttttgtttttcattgtgtttgttttactttattcagatttcatattttattaaatatattttgggatCCGAATTAAGGGGTTTGAAATCCATAATTATGTCTAAAGTTTAAAATTCACATGAAAGGATTTTTCTATAAAAGTGAACCtcccttgtttttcttttttaggaTCATCAGTTGTTGAATCAAAGTTTGTTTGTCATATATTCTTCATGCTTTTCTTCTAATTCTTCTCTTCTCTAAAAGTCTgaaatatataacttatattatCTCTATCCCACATAAATGCAAATATGATCCTAACGAGGATCTTAtgtattagaattttttttatcattgaacCATTTAATTAAGTctcattataaatataacattatttggatattaacattattttcttcttactcccattttttttttctttttttcacatttttttaaaggcATTATTCTCGGTTTATATTAGTGAAAACTCATGCGCatgtattttacttttttttatgataaaaaaaaaataaaactattattaatataattatgaaagtaaatgtaaataatttttatatttttattgtaggcaatttttagcattttagataatcttttttattataaatagttattttagtttaaaataatatttaaattttataaaaaaacttaaataaaaaaggttAAGTTTAGAAATAATGttacttaaaagataaatttgctaaaataattattttttaattttaaaaaatatttaaaagataaaattcaaaacaaaatgtgtaaaaaaaatgggattttttttatataatattatggaTTAGTGTCACCTCATCACCATTTATATACTAAGtttacaatttataatttaaaaatgcataaataatgtaaattcaaatttatttttcttataaaagtaGACTTTAACTTAGATCTCTACCCAAGCCATTAACATAACTAAATAAAGTCAAAGATGATTTTGAAGCTAACATACCACCCACCACATCATATGAATTCACATATTTACCATAATAGCATGTAGAAatcaagttaaaatttaaatatggaggaaatttattaatttttaagatatctaaacatattaaattcaaattaatattattttaaattgtttattaaaatttattgtattttattttaattactacaaacgaagaaaattattttaatgttaagaaATCTTAGTTAAAATTGGGTAAATATTTTCTCAATCAACATCTTATACAAAAAATTCTACTTTGTATTTTCTCAATCAAAAAATTGGGTAAATATTTTCTCAATCAAAAAATTCTACTTTGTATCTATCAAAAGACAATCTTCATCATACTGGTAGATAAAATTCTAACTAGTAATATTGAATAATAACTAATATTGAATAAGAAATAATAGtgatttataataataataaaaatagtcatgaaagttaaaaaaaaactattatcaACATCAGTAATAAATCTCAAGTCGATATTAACCGAAAAGTAATTATCACAATAATATTTGATCTTAATCACATTGATAATTCTTgaaatgaattaaaatgaaagaaaatatgaaaacaaggcacaaatataaatttaaaaatagaacaaatttgaaatttttactttttaagtaaaatttgaaattttttattttaaattaatctaattaCTCTTATAAGATTTTAGAATTTCAATACCCAATTTTCATACTTTATTggaaataatttcaaattgtctatataaataaattactctTCTAAAGAAGTAATTATCAAAACACTATTATGcattataacaaaatatatatatatatatatatatatatatatatatatatatatatatatatatatatatatatatatatatatatatatatatgtcaattATAAAATTTCGATAAAGAAGTATTGATAGAAGTCCGATAATACATAAAAAACTATGTAAGATTTCTTTGAActtgaaaatattaatcataatattttgatattttatgaGAAATTTGAAGCAAGAAGTAAAaggtttttaaaaaatgtacacCTATTTGTGAAGGTTATTTAATTGATGCCGTCTATGGTTATTACCATGCATTGGGTGCCCCCCTCGTGTGCCTCAAACGAGTTAGGTGTTTTAGGTTATCCATCAATTAATCTAAACCTAACACTTTCAACTGCCCTCTTTCCCTCTATCTCTCACAACATGCCCTGTCCAAATTAAGCAAATTGCTACATGCTATGCAAATACAAATTCACTTTTTCACTGTAGTAGGTAATAGGAATGAAAAGATGTGCcacaataaaaaggaaaaatagtttTCCAATTTATGAATACTATTATTGTCAAATAAGGACAAATTCTTCTAGAGTTCTACACTGTATAGGAAAAATAGCTCAGACTTTGCATTTACTTGCTTCCTAGTGTCCTCCAAGTGTTTGTGGAAAGTTTCTTCCCTCCCCAATTATTTAAGGAAATGCAAGCGGCAAGTGAAGTGCTCTTTCTCTTGCCaagttttaaatattcaaacCATAACAACCTTTGGAGTAAATAAAGTGCAAACTAGCACAAGCAACCACTTTATTTTTTCCCACACCCCCAATCACGGAGGAAAGAAAGCGTAATCGATTGGGTTGAAAAATTActccatttattattattatgccTCTCCACACCCaaccaataaaaattaatattgatagTTGCATCTCCACAAACCCAAATTCACAACAATTCCACCTTTCTACACCTTAAACTACAAATTGACTTCAGTTTATTTATGTCCAAAGACTGTAGTAAAGGGTAACCTATTCCTCTCTACTGTTTTCTGCCTCTCAGAAGTCACCGTTGAAGTGAATCAATGACTGTAGTTATAGTTCACCTTATGTAAGTTTGAAGAGTTTTCTACTAATAGAAAAATTGTGGCAAAATGGGAGTTTTCTACCAATCACATAGATGCCATTGGCTACAGCTACAGTGCATAACTAATCCACCAAGAAACAGTGATTGGTGCATAATTTCCAATGAGGAAGCTCCTAACCTTGTTTTGCATCATTGGCATGGAACCGACTGGTGCTGATTCTAGGCAGCTTGAATAGGTTATGGCTAAATACCTAAAGAGATATTACTCCAATTAAGCTGaagttttttcaatttaaatggAAAATAACCTTGATAAAAGGATTGACTGATACTCTAAAGACTGTCATATATacgaaatatatttttttgatgaGTTAGTGTATGTTATTTAGCAGACATGATCTTATCAGATTAGCATATCAGCATCTAAAGGGAGTGATTTAGAAGTATGAATTAATATGTTATTCGTTGCTAATCATTGACTTCGTTTTGTCCATTGTGGTGAAAAAGGAAAGGTATAACAAAATGATGTTTATCACTCAACTTCAACAGTGTGGTGCCCCTGTCACTGTTTGAAAATGGTATCTGTGATCATCTATGTTGGTAGGTAAGGCCAGTTGGACCACCAAAGAaggtttaaaattagtaaattatGTTTCCTTTTATTGGTCTATATTCTCTTTCTCCGTCTGCTTAATCCTTGTGTTGCATTGCACtcgtttaaaaagaaaaacaacacagAAGATTGTTCCTTTTTTAGTGAGAAAAGCGAGAAACCACAACATGTTCATAGCAAAAGTTACACATGCTTTGATACTACATGCCATATTTCCGAATCATTACATAGACTGTGCAATTCCAAAAGCAAGATTTAATAAGATTACCACCAAGTAAAACCCCTAAATAAATTATTACCCTTTAacactttttgtaatttataatgtAAAGCACAGTAAAACATCGATCATCCACACCGACTGTGAATACTCCAAATCAAAAGCAAAATTAACTCTTCACTGTGACACTGATGACTGAAGCTCAAGGCTCGAACTCCTCCTGCTCATCTTCAAACTGCTCCTGGTTCTGATAACCTTCCATGGAGTTCTTATTCTCGTAGGAGTTCACATTGTTGTTGCCAAAGTAACCCCTGTTGTTGTACCATTGCTCGGAGTTCACTCCCCTGGATGAACCGCCATATTGTGTTGGGTTGTTGTACTTCTCAGAGTTAAGGTCATAATAGTATTTTCCACCCTCCACGAACCTCGTATCACTTAAACCCTGCCTCTCCCCATTGTAATTGTTGTTAACAGCTTTAGTTTTGTAGTACCTGTTGTTGGCAGCCTCgttgttgttattattgtaGTAGTATCTCTCGTTGGCAGCattgtggttgttgttgttgctgttgtaaTATCTCTCGTTGGCAGCATTGTCGTTGCTGTTTTGATTTTCCATGGACTTGTACCCTCCTTCTGCATACTTTGTATCactgaattcatttttcttaccAAAGGCATCCTTGCTGTTGTCGAAGTAGTTGTTGTTGTTCTGATTTTCCTTGGAGTTGAATCCTGCTTCAGCGTACTTTGAGTCACTCAATTCACTCTGCTTACCAAAACCATCATTGCTGTTGTAGAAGTAGTTATTGTTGTTCTGATTTTCCGTGGAGCTGTATCCTCCTTCTGCAAACTTTGTGTCACTGAATTCATTCTGCTTTTCAAAAGCATCCTTGCCGCTGTAGAAGTAGTTGTTGAAAGAAGTGCCGGTGAGTCTTGTTTCACTCGGTTCATTTTGGTTGGTGTTATAGGCATCTTTCTTGAAGCTGTGGAACTTGTTGGCGTTGTCCTCCTCAGTTGTGGTAGTTTTGTATGGCTTGAAGGTGGTGGGAGTGGTGTTGGGGGCAGCATTAGTTGTTGTAGTGGTGGGAGGGTGCAGACCAGTCTCATGACCATACAGGCCATAGCTGTTTTCTGTTTCTGGAATGAACACTGGCTGTTGTTGTTCTGGTTTGTTAAGTGAGCCTTCATTATCGGTAAGCTCTGTCTCTTTGAGGTTGTTGTTGAGAGGGGTGACTTTGCTGAAGAACTGGCTTTCTCTGGCATTGAGTTGGAGGGAGAAGAAAAGGGTTGTTAAGAAGAGGAAAGGAATGAGTTTTGGGATGGGAGCCATTGGTGAgtgtgaaagagagaaagatgGTGTGGACAGTGTATAGTGCTGCTGAGTAGTTTTGGTTGTGGAAGTTTGATTATATAGAGAGGGTCTTCAACCTATCCTTCTACCCTCTTTACTTTTCCACTCATCTAGTGCAAATTGGAGAAGGCTTTCTGTGATGGTTGTGGTCCCACACCGGGGAACTTTAGGTGATTTAAATGGGCCCATATTATATTAATCTCAGCCGGACAGAGGATTTGCATCATTATTAATCTTTTCAGTCAAAAATCCTGGCTTTCTTGTTAGGGTTGAGCTCAACATTTTGTATCATATTTCGTTACTTCTAAGCAAATCCATCCTTGATTAGAGTTGCATCATTGAATCCACAAATGCAAATACTAAGTGGAATAAATAACTCAGCATATATGGTAAGATTGTTAGcttttatttgaaaaggaacacttataaatcattttataaaatgaaaatgtaacAACTTTATCGGCCACATCTATTCAATTCATATTCATAGCAAATATCAAATTTCATTTAAACTCTATTTCTAGGTATTATATGaactttttactttaataaaaaacatattgaCATTGGCATgataatatacatataatatacataaataacatatttgtataaataatattaattattttaaacaaggtacaaaaacaaaaatatgtatttatgtatGACTTTCTTCCATACtcatttctcttttaaattattaaaacactatttatttattaggtaatttacaaaatttattttaaatattcttctCTATCTATACTTTTACTTCATTTAAAGATTTGTTTTACACATTTTTATGTTTACTTACataaatctttaatttattaagtaacttgataatttaatttattcattctCTCTTACGAGTAGTCTAATATTTACTAAATTTTCTCAAATCACTAAAATGCCTTCCctatcaatttttataaaaatataataaatacttttaaaattataataaaattataactacttatattttttactcttatcaacaatttgtaagagtctAAAAAATAGTGTATTAGAAGTGATAGTATGTTCTAAATGATGAAACTcgcttattttaatattaaacatacaataaatattttttgtagaaCCGTCCATAGGGTCATGCGAAACTAACAATTTAAGATTTTTCCAACTTAAAAGTTTTTTGTACAAGACTTTTGCCACAATCTAACTTCGCCTTTGAAACCATGCCCTCATTCACCAGCTTATCCACCACAAGCTGCACCAATGACGTGTCAACAATGCACTGGTTATTGAAAATCTCCTTGCACATCTCAATTGTGATCTTCAAATCATCCTTCTCACACAAGAAGGGAACAAGGATAAAGTAAGTGTTTTTATGAGGGTCAAAATCAGAGTTTACAATCTCAACAAACCACTTCTTAGCCACATCCAAATTCTCCTCATTCATAGAACCTTTGATGACAACATTTATGCAAAAGAGGTCAGGCTTCACACCCACCTTCTCCATTTCCCTAAGAGCTCAACAACTTCACCCACTTTCTTCTCCCTAGCCAACCCCACCAACTTGGAACAATAACCCCTCACATCAAGAGCAACATTCTTTGCACCCATTTGCCCCCACATTTTCTCACCATCCTCAAAACTACCCTTTGAGTATAACCCATGAAGCAAAGTGTTAAACATGATGGAATCAGGGTTCACACCCATCTCCGTAAGCAATGACAATGTTGAATCAAAGGAACCCTTTTCACAAAACGCCTTAATGAAAGTGTTGTACGACACCAAATCAGGCTTAATTGAGAGCTAAGTGGGGAGGGTCCTAAAAAGCTCATCCACGACGTCGAACTTCTTAGAGTGGAGGTATGCGGCCAAGAGGGCATTGACAAAGAGAACGATGCGGTCGCATTTTCGTTGGGGCATTTCGTTGAACATCGTGCGCACGTGTTTGGCCATGCCAGATTTTCCATAAAGGAATATGAGGCGCACAGAGAAACCCTCGTTGGAAATGTCGGAATACTTCTTTTAGTGTTTGAGTGGTACTAGCTACTACTACGCTAAGAATGAATTTTACATAGTCTCAAACAGAAGTTAATGTCATAGATGTTATTGAGTGGTACTAGCTACCATTACGCGTGGGCTCAACAAGAGTCCTTGGTTAAGtgatcaattataaaaatataaattgtaatttgtTTCGTCTTAATAATATTAGTTTACtttgttttggtttgtgttatgtttttcttttcttttgtaatgatCACTATATTTTTTGTGTGAGCTGAGGATACTGtatattcaaataaaagaaattagtaGCAAATTCTTTGGGAATAGGAGAGAGAAAGTAGATTCTCATATAATTAGgctttaactttattttattttaagatgaatgtatttaatataaaatagtagCATTATAGTCctattacattttgaaaaactaGAAAACTATGAAATGTAATTGTTAGAGTGGTGCAACATAATGGTTAGCgtgaataacaaaccaagacgGGGTGAATTGTTTTCTTATCGCAAGTCGtgtctttaaatattttctcttgTAATTTAAATTCCTTAGcgataatttaaaacaaataagagaGTAAGAAagagagtaaggaagagagaaaattgcataaatgattttatactggtttagATCACAAGGATCCTACGTCTAGTTGCTAATATCAAATGAGAATGAACGATCCACTATCACAAACCAACAAactgttacaatcacaaagaaaataaacaagtttaaggttagaacacttctcttgttaccccaagaaAACTCACTTCCCTTGAAAgtcacaagggatgaacacttCTTTCGAATGTTTCACGAAGGGTgaccacctcctttgaatcttcacaaaggatgataggctttgacttagcaacaacaacaacacttaaTCACAACTACCGTGAAACTTCTCACTCTATGCCcacaccaagttctcaaagccacaagcACAAGAgttacacaaaccctagaacacacTTATCATAGCACACAACAAAATAGATAAGATTTTCGAAATTCACgtatttcgtattttagaaCGAGAGTCTCAATCTAATATATTGATATCTCGCCCAAGGATACCTTCAAAAATTTGTTGTCAGCTATTTAacgcgtgataatcgattatctaaatAAAGTTAtcaattatgcatttaatgtatGCACAATGGTTGCTTGAAAACTCTCATAATTGTTCGTCATAATTAAttatcgattatcattagttggtaatcaattattccaaggcaaaatgagtttttagaaaacttttaaaCACATAATACATATAATAAGGGATAAATAACACCCTTTACATAAAACTACTTAATTACAAaaactttaacataaaaaaattttaataaaaattttcttgtaattttaaCACTTGAAACTTGACTTgtagacatcatcaaaacttctaaaACAGTAATTCCTTTAATACTTAGGCTCTTAAAAGATTATAATGTTGTTATTAATATGATGCTATGTGCATTGCATCTCTTCCCATTAGCTAGAATTGTCTCTTTATCAAATTTGCAAATTCTTAATAGAGTACATAAGAATCACCTTAATTACTTAGCAGCTACATTATTCGgttaacaacaaaatttaacatcaaacattcaaattgaaaaatataaatttattgaaaataaactatcaaagtttattaataaattaattaaaagttttcaaattgATCATGTAAGGACCATGATTTTAAGAGTAGTGGGGACACGGTGGTCACCCACCCTTTTTCATTTCAGTGGAGCAACATGCCACACACAGAGCTCACGTTCATGTGAGAGCATAGTAATATGCCACACCCGTGAACATTGTTATAGTTCACATGCACACagtatattttactattatctTCATGGGTGAACAATTAAGTTGGAGAGCTGCGCGCATGAAAAACAACACGTAAAGGATAGCTCCTTGGGAACAACTCATTCCTTTCATCCAACACTTCAATGTTTCTTCTCTTTGGCTAGCAGAACCAGCAGATGCCCACGGTCCAGCTGGGAGGCGTCACAACCATGGCCTCCACACAACGTCCAACATCCAGGAGCCAGCAGCCACACCCACAGCAGTAGAAGTTCACGGTGCTGCAGTTACTGACTGGAAGGAAAAATACGCACGTTAACCTTGATGGAGAAGGAACAGCTGCATGGTGAATGAAGAAGTGCCGGTTTTGAAGGTGGGTTCTAGCTAAGCATCATCCACCACCGTGAAGAAGGAGGAGCACATACGTCCACCAGCCAGCTGATCCAGTAGCGACAGCAGCTCCATCAACGCAGTCCAGCACGCTCATCTTCCAGGAGAAATCACGGTGAACAGCTAGCTTCTCTGTCACAACAGCTCCGTCCAGCAGGTATCCAGTTTGGAGAAGCCACGTCCTTGAGGGAAGAGCGCACAGTCTTCACGTCCGAGCTGGTTGCACACAGCCCCAACATCCAACAACACGCAAGAAGAAGTCCAGCAGCAGACGGAGGCCACGTTCCAGCAAAGCCATGGCAGCAGCTTGGACCAGCACCAGCAGAGAAGTCACGTTCTAATAtggagaatgaagaaggaagaggTCTGCACAATAATGAAGAACAGCACTTCATAGTCCAGCTTGAATGTTGTCACGGTCTGCAACAACACAAATGGATGGGTCTCTGCCTTTGTCACGCCGAGGAGCACAAAGATATGGAGAATTGAGTAAAGACAGTGCTAAGGGACAAAGCTTAATGGAATCAAGGGTGGGCAGTAGCACAACTTCCATCCAGCAAGCTTAGTTCAGTAGGTTGTTGCGTCCAGTAAAGAAGATATTCACGTCTTGCAACAACTCATGGCTAGCTCACGTAAAGAGTGAAGAGGTGCTGGAAAgaaggaggaaagaagaagaagggaggaGAGCTGGACACTGTGGCAAGGGGGTTGAAACGGCAAAGGAGGAACACAGTGCTGAGATTGATTCaagaattcacaaaggaagtcttcaagaggtaaggggagatAGATTTTTCGTTTTGATTAGTTAACCTTACTGTTTTTGAAGAAATCTAAAAGCtttagagttaaaaatggaggttttctggttttctggaaaacctgCGATTCtgcaaaatctgcagaatcgcgttcgtccaaattggtttcaaattggacgttcgtccaaaacttgacaaattgaacgttcgtccacgtTGTTTTGAGCACTCGTCTCTTTTtctctgtcgagcgttcgtttctgaacgttcgttcgtcttagtaccgagcgctcgtccaaacagtgctgtcgagcgttcgtccttaagttacatgttgagcgttcgttcttaaatattctgaacgttcgtcctaacagtATATGACCAAAATATAGGTGGgtttctgaacgttcgttcatatagcggattaacgagcgttggcgaTAGGGATTTGAGTGGAGAGCGTTTGTGTacgtctgtgaacgttcgtcattttccaggtaagggaagcttatttaatttaactggtttgatgtatgtgtgtgaacgttcgttgttAATTGCATGAGTATAATGCATGATATTGGATTTTCTGaatgtatgaacgttcgttatttttgGTAAAAAGAGATATATGAATTTACATGATACGGATTGAATAAGATGTGGAAGTTGATGCTGATATGAACGTATGAAATTATGAGAATTACATGTTGAGGTTAACtggaatataaatgaattaaaaagagTCTTCCATGCTAATGAATGTTGGTGCCGAACGGtctttaaccgttcggtttttcctTATCTAAAATGGTCAGAGTTTGATTCGTTCATTTGGAATGATTTCTggtcgaggacgagcgtcctcatgtTACACTGCCTTGTTGAGCGTTCGTACTTTTGTTTGCTCGGTTTTAATGGGAGCGTTCGTCCGAGTACGGTTCGGTCTCATACCGAACGTCCATCCTAATTGATATTTAATCTTatactgaacgttcgttctgtttagtgttcgtcctaatagtgctcggcaatgagcgttcgtcctaatagtgctcggtctccaactgagcgttcgtcctaatagtgctcggtctccaactgagcgttcgtcctaatagtgctcggcaatgagcgttcgtcctaatatgcccggtctccaactgagcgttcgtcctaatagtgctcggcaatgagcgttcgtcctaatatgcccggtctccaactgagcgttcgtccaaatagtgctcagtatcacactgagcgttcgtccagtaaACAGTACCAGACTTGTACATTTCTGAActtaaaccgttcgttcttcgattcgaacgagcgtctttCGGTCTCGCTTTTGGCGTTCGTTCTTTGATCCGACGAGCGTCTTTTGGTCTCGCGGATAGCGTTCGTTCTCGTTCCCCTTGTGATGAAACGTTCGGtatttaaatgatgaatagttcatgatgaacagtaaatgatgaatagtaaaatgacaaatattaaatgatgaaGATTGCATGAGATGAATGGGAATATTGTGACTTTTGAAAGAATGTTCTTTTAATGGCTtccttatgaatgatgaaaatgattatggaatgatgactAGTGAATTATgaaaagtgaatgatgaacaatatatgagatgaaatgaaagtatgattattgaacgagcgttccaggtagGAACGACTCAGATGAATGTTGAAATtcgtaaagtatgactgtgggaagttaatgctggctgttcgatcctgatgttccgtgagtgcttgtcctcaagtagagggcgcacgtcatgcgtgggaatggcaggaggtcgtcgtccttaggggtactttggacggacgtactaacctcgggtggcagctgatgaggatgccagttaccacaccacccgggcgcgtgaacgcctgtaactacgcagatttcatacagtccggacagtcagtcgtgttgagttttatttagtGTGTGCATTACAGTGGGTTGTTATGTAatgaatgtgtatgttgaaATATGCATGTATGATGAATTGCTTACTTGAAATtctatgttgatgcatgagttaaattatataagcttaccctttcgttttccttgtgttgtcctctgtccttgtacgtccgtcttgtcattgcgatgatcatccgcgtggatgtgagcagagggagacgagcgtttggaagaaatgttgaatgaagagaacctgattaatgttgaagtgaagaccgaacagtGAGACCGCTCGGCCAGTAGTGTGATTGTTGAATTGAGTGGTCGTCCGACCATCCTTTGCTTTCGCTTAAGTTGATTTTTGGACCGTTCGGTAAATGTtttctgtaaaccgttcggtcaagttTTTATTTGTGCGTTCGACTTCAGATTGTGATTCGTGT contains:
- the LOC108335909 gene encoding protein E6 gives rise to the protein MAPIPKLIPFLFLTTLFFSLQLNARESQFFSKVTPLNNNLKETELTDNEGSLNKPEQQQPVFIPETENSYGLYGHETGLHPPTTTTTNAAPNTTPTTFKPYKTTTTEEDNANKFHSFKKDAYNTNQNEPSETRLTGTSFNNYFYSGKDAFEKQNEFSDTKFAEGGYSSTENQNNNNYFYNSNDGFGKQSELSDSKYAEAGFNSKENQNNNNYFDNSKDAFGKKNEFSDTKYAEGGYKSMENQNSNDNAANERYYNSNNNNHNAANERYYYNNNNNEAANNRYYKTKAVNNNYNGERQGLSDTRFVEGGKYYYDLNSEKYNNPTQYGGSSRGVNSEQWYNNRGYFGNNNVNSYENKNSMEGYQNQEQFEDEQEEFEP